Part of the Amblyomma americanum isolate KBUSLIRL-KWMA chromosome 7, ASM5285725v1, whole genome shotgun sequence genome, TGGCTGGCTCATAGTTTTGCTCTGCTGGATTGTCGGCAAGTCTGGCCACGGTATTATACTCAGGTTAAGCCCTGGTCGAGGTTCGCTgatttgatctgttcgcgccgcagatggaagttgataaagatgaCAATGTGAAATGCAAAacgcgagtgtgtgttgcagttagacacgaggcgtgatcggctgcggcgatcgcATAGGGCTCCCTTGCAGTGACCAGcgcagctgatctgttcgtgccagCGCAGGTTCGAAACCTAGTCgcgaaaatagatatttttatttctgcatgggctgtttcCATGCTTAGTTTCGCCAAGGTcacctcccattggctgcagctggcgcgaagctcctccgaacttacccgagttactccaagGCTGCACACCATATTCTTAGTTGGGACCGTGTTAAGTAgtaccagagtccttcaatgcttgTAGTACTTTAGCATTAAAGGTAAACAGCCGAGCCAAGGGGCTGGAGTTGAAACTCGGGCTGCATCTTTTTGCTTGCCTGCTCCGGTGTATGAGTTTAAAGTGAAAAGGAACATGTTCGTCTTAAGTCTCGCTGGGCGAGCTCAGGCTCTCCTCTAAACAAACCGATAGCAACGGAAAAGGACAGGGCGCTCACGTATCGTGAAATCAGGCAGTACCATAGATTAACTGGAAAGGAATATCCGCAAGCAGATCGAAAACTTAGTAAAAGGGAGGAAACAGCTTGTAGGAAACTTCAGGTAGGGGTATTTCCAAACCCGTGTATTTATAGCAAACTATGACCAAGGGCAATTCAATGCTAGTTGGTAAATACTGTGACGGGTGTGCGACCATGATACACATGGTCTGTACACGCCCACCAGTCTCATAGGAGGCTCTGAAGTACAAACCAGACCCAGAAGTCCAAAGAAGCATCGTCAATCAAGCTTTGGACGCCGCCGAGTCCCAGGGAATTACGGCCGACCCCTAGTGAGAGGGAAGAGGACAAAGACCAGCGATCCTCTGATTGATTGACTCTGAATACATCTCATATCTCTGATGCTACATGACCTAGATTCATTTTTTACGCGCGCGCAAGGATGATCGGGGATTTAGTATCGATCTGTCTATCGCTTTTCTTGCCCTCCGTGCACGCCGTATCACGGACCCTTCAAGTTGGACAGCAAAGAACCTTTGGAAACATGAAGCGTACATGTTGTCGTTCCAGTCTCGAAAGTTCTTGCTCGTCATTCCGCAGCACCCCAGGTGGCGCTGCACCGCGTCGACCAACTGCTGCGCGTCCGGAGAGTCGCGGTAGTGGACCACCATGGCGGCCGAGAGGGTCCGCTGGATGGCACCCTTGGCGCCAGCTGCGACACGCAACGCCAGCACGCTCTCCCTTTACAGACTGGCCTTCCTGGAGTtgcacgcatgcgcagaatgtcAATCCGAGCCCGCACTCCCACGAGTCACTCGCAGGGGCGTCTGTAGCTCTCAGCCATTTGGCACCACGGACCAGGTCACTTGTGGAATAAACTGACAAGCATCCCATGTCTGAGTAATTTTAGGAGGTGTGGAGCATAAGGTAAAATTACAGAAGCATAAATGATAAAAAGATAACAAAAAAGGGAAATGGGAGAATGCAGAATCGATAAAGAGGCGATAAGAAGTACTTGCAAGGCCGATGCGGCATGCTTTCCTCTTGTGTTATTTTTGCTTTGATCAGATGCAAGACCTTTATAAATGATTACGTCAGTGCCGGAATATACCTGAGAGATTATAAGTTTCCACTGTAAATGTTTGTCCCTGCTGGTTGTAAATTTTCTGTTGGTGGACAGGAATGCCGCTGTATTTTCCGCCTCTTGCAGATTTGAAGCCTGACTGGAGAATGAATTTACGTTCATCGAAGTTATGACCACGTTGCTTAAAATGCTCCGCACTGGTCACTTGTGCCGACCTCACCACCTGTGCTGAGCCGCAGCGAACATATCTCCACTGCGCAGGGGTATGATGAAGCGCGACAGCCTGGTCCTGATCTCAAGTAGGTTTCAGTCACACACCCTAGCATTAAAGCCTTTGTCGAAATATTGACCAGTCGTTTACACTTATGGTAAAACGAGTTCCCGCGACAGCTGGGGTGATACGAAATACCCATGCCAGGTTATTAATTCTGGGCAGCGGTGCCTTTCTATGCGGTTATAGGAGTTGCCGGGTGTAGAACTCGGTCATGGGGTGTGAAGGTGGGGGTGGGTAGTGGGTGTGTCGAGTGTGGGGTAAGGGTGTAGGGTAGCGGGAGTCAAGCGTGTGACTGCGCGTCACACAGGGTCTCTTATCCGTCTAACCCTATCCATCCGTATAACTCGGGCGTCTGGCGTGACAGACAGTTCTCCAGAGGGTGTTGGATAGATGCAGCGGCAACGAAACTAAGAAAGgtggaaggagagagagagggataaCTTGTCTCTACATTATGAGCAATCAACGTGGCACGTATCATGACGCCATGTATTACACCTCCAATGACAACGGCGATGCATAAACGGGAAAGGTAGCAGCCATCGTTGTAACACATGCAATCAAAGGGGTTCGGTTCCGTACGGCTCTCGTAGCACCTGTGAAGGGGTGAGCACCAGAGTTCCTCCACGTGACCCTAGAGGGATTCGGGACGCTGGCGATGCGTGACGAGTCACGCCCCTTGACACAGAAGCAAGGGAATTGATATTTTTTACTAAGGCGGAAGCCTGCCCTTCTTATTCTCTCTCCTCTTTCCACTCCCTTCATCCTTTGCTCACGAGGGACGCGCGTAAAGTGTGCACTTATTTCTCCCTCCGTCTCATGCAACAATCGCTCTTAGTACAGGGGCAGCCTTTTCTTTCTTCGGACACGTGCTTGAAGACATTCGTCCATTGCCAGTATTCACCTGGCATGAAGAGCACGAGGGTGCCCAGCAGTGCGGAAGCCACGATGAGCGCCAGCAGGGCGAACGAGTAGGCGCGCAGCAGGCAGGTGTTCTCGCGCAACGCCCCCACGCAGCCGCAGCACGAGACGGCGCTCAGGAGCAGCCCAGCGGTGAGCAGCGCCAGCTCCAGGTGCGACATCAGCAGCGCGCCCAGCTCGCCGCGACGCAGCACCTCCGCGTCCTCACGCGCCCCCAGCgagcgaagcagcagcagtgcCGAGAGCACGCTCAACGCCACACCGACCACGCACACCACCAGgttgagcagcagcagcgggaagcGAACCTGCGACCAAAGGGATGCTGCTCCTCGTGTCTTGCACCTAGGGAGGAGGCATGGCGCTGCACTGGAACCATGCTAGGATGAGAACGATAATTTATTGATCGATTGGTCGACAGAAACTGAACaccgttctgttttttgttcaaagaaaaaaacgagcagaaaaaaaaaacagggataGTATACACAGAAGGTACCTATAGAAAGAACGGCGCTGAATCAATCACCGTACTGTATTCTCCTAAACGTTCATAAGCGAGACAGTCAGGACAGCGCGCTACTGACAACGAGTGATGTACCACCTAGCCCAGCAGGAAGTTTATTTGAGCACCTGCTGTTTAACTCTTCTCTGCTACACCACTACGCCACTACTGGTCCGCCAAGGATACGCCACTACTGGTCCGTTAGTATATAGCACTACGACACCGCAGGACAACGTCTAATTTATAAGCTCCCTTACATAATCTTCGGCGCTTACACTGATACCCTTGTAAAACACTAGAGTACATTGATTCCAATACCCGTTAAAGAGCACACGGTATGCGGAGCCCCCCGACAATTAATGCGAAGAATCCTCGCGTGGTCTGACGGACAGAGTAGACGCTGATGCTCCTCACCAAGGGGTTTACGTCGATCAGCGGCAGGTCCTCGCTGTCCTCGCTGCCCTCGGAGCCCGTCGCCAGGACGAGGCGGCCGCGGATGGTGTGACCCCCGTCTTGGAAAGCGGCCGACTCCTCGTGGATCTCGTCCAACATCCTCCTGGTCCATGAATCAGTCGTGATGCACTCCGTCATCCGCAAAATTCTACAAAATTCACAGCCACCACGTCAGAAGGCTGGTAGCGCTCGCTGATGTTGGACTGTCGTTTTACTGTCCTCGGATCTCGTATGCACTACGACGCAACGTcgcttcttctacttcttcttacGCCTCACAGGCTGCTAGCCCATGTCTACCATCCCCCAGCGgggatgatgatgctgatgcaaATATTTACTGGGCCCAAAAAGAAGTTTGCTCCGTCCGGAAGGCACCAAGTCCAGGGCTCGTGCAGCGGCTGCCATAAGACTGGCCCGGCCCATCAGCCTCCGCTAGTTATCCGCCTCTGAGCTGGACAGCGGCTTCCCATTGGGCAGTAGTGAGTTCGGAGGTAGGTGGGACCGCGTGGTTGAGTTGGCACGGCCTGTTGGTATGTGGTATGGTATATATATAAAATGGTATTCATTCCACTGTGGGCCGTTATGTTAGGGTAGAATACGGGGTACAGTTTTTGTACAGTTTGCATCCCTCGCAAGAAATGCCTGTAATTATttctatgccccccccccccccccccccgaaaaatgCCTCCTGCGTTCTAAGCCCTCACCAAGGGCACTTGCGAGATAGACTCGAAAAAAATTCAGAGAACCGCCGTTTCGTTCCTTCTACCAATGAAATTTAATCACCATTGAAATTGTTTCTCCACATAAAtgacaataaaataaaaatgagcaaAGTAACACATAATCATCGCTCTCTAAAACACAGCATACGCTTTAACGATAGTGTCTCAAAACAGCCTTATAAAATGTGCCTACATGGTTTCCAAAACAACTTCTTTCCTTGTCTTCATACGTGGAATGGCCTTCCGGGCAGCACTGTTTTAGCACAAAATGTCGAAGGGTTTGGACGTTTAAGCTAGCAGCATTACAGGCAAAGAGAAAATTGAGTCTTGATTGTGTCTTTTGTCGTTATTGCAGCTGTTGTATTGTTGCTTTGGAAATGCTTTCTTATGCTGTTTCGTATGCCCGCCTGGAAATGATTTGATCATTTCTTTCCGCTAATGGCCCTCACTTTAGGACTACAGTATTCATGAATAAATAATCAGGCAAGTTATATGATCTCCCGAAAAGTTTTGTTGTTCCCCTAATGTCTCGCCCTGAAAACTTTCGTGCGAATTTGTATGGAGACGTATACGTCTTTAGTTGGAACAAACGGAGCGCACTCCGGCCTCTTGTCGGACGGAAGATCTGCTTCGCTGACGTAGACCATGACGCCAGCCGTGAGTACAAGTGTCGACGCCCAGGTAGCCTTCAAGAGTGATTAATCACCAGGTAGCGATTTAGAGCTAATTTAACCATGCATCGTTCCCGACAGTGAAGCCTGCAGTGTGCAGCAACGCCAAGGACCCAAGCACGTGTAAGTAAAGCCCTGCCACGCCCTACCGTGCGTGGCATATGGCCATATCCATTTGTAGATTTCCTTAAGATACTAAGTGCTACTCTGGTAATGGATTTGGCGGCAAGATACTGCACTATACGGACGCAGAACAACTTGTTTTTCCGTATTATCGAATTCTTCTGTTAGCGAATACGTCGACTATAAATGTTTTACTGAGTTACCAAACGTAACTTGTCTCATATAGTACAGTTTCGAATATGTGCCAATAATATAGGCATGCGAACGTACGACGTCCCCCAAAGTTGTTTATGTCGTGAATCACCGGCTTATCTCATCTGAAACGCCGTGTGCACCATCACGTAGTGCTGAAGTGTGCAGGGGAAAAAGAACAGTTGAAAACCAACATCTTCAACGTTAGGGCATTGTGAAATATCAGTCGACGTCAGAGGTCCACTGAGTTTGTTAGGAGCATGAAGGCGCAGGCTTCTTATGTTTTCTTTCCAATGTGGAGAGGAGATTATAACAGTGTAGCCAATAAAACTATAACGACAATAGCTTGGGACGCAGAAAAGGAAGACCCATCAGTAAGTAAAACACCATGATCGCAGTTCGTGCAGTCTCGCCGAGGGTGAAGGGTCTATAGGATGCACACAAGGAACGCTATGTAGGAAGGTCAACAGATCACGCGCCCGATCACGGAGCCCTCGGTCCCGAGCCGGTTTCCGCGCATATTAACATTTCGTACCCGACGCATTTCGCGCATGTACATCGCTCGCTGCTTTTCCTGCTTCATTGAATTTCACGATTTGTGCATACATCTCCGAGGGAAGAGTCACTGCACTGCAGCGCGACGCGCTCGATACGACaggaacgaagcagcagcagcagtctctTCGCGGAGCtggcgagaaagaaaaaaatactgtcGGAAGTTCGacgcgcctgcctgcctgcatacTGGATGACGCCGTGGCCGGGTCGTCGCTGGGCATGAACATCCGGTCTGGGATCGCACGGCGCGTTGGGACGGAACTGCTTCTCAAGGGCCCGCCCAGATACACTTGGCGTGTGTTTGCGCCGTTGGGGATGGTGCGAGCGTCTCCTGTCTGTTTTGTGTGAATCTTTCCGTGCCATGTTGACGCTCATATGCTTGCCGTCGTGTTAGCTTCTGAGGGTGCGCCGTTGGTGGCGCCGCTAGAGTCGGACAGGGAGAGGCTAATACGCAGCGGCGACGAGAGCACTGttcattgacaaaaaaaaaaagaaaagaacgctctTCGCCGGACACCACAGAGGGGCACAAATATTGGCAGCGTGTATAACCAGTGGGTGCGGACACAAGGTTTATAAATTTATATGCCTTGAATAAGACTAAGTTAGCGGCATTAAACGGTAGCCTGGCCAACATCGCCAAAATAGCTGCCTTTGCAATGAAACCGCGCTGGTGTGAAACAAATACACCTGTGCCTCAAACATGATTCTTTACGCTAAACGACTCCGTTACTTTCTGAATCATGCAAAAATGGCGACGCCAGCGACGTCAACTTTCGTAGCGGGGCGAGTGGCTTTTGCTTCTGGTAAAGTTCGTGCTCGACGACACGAAGCGTACCGCACTGTTCTGCAGCAGGATCGACCAAGTCGCTTCGCTGGCTCTCGTCAATGTCCACTGTCCAATCGCGAAGCCAGTCGACGATCAAAGATCCGGCCTATCGCAAACCAACGCCAGCTTGTGCACTCAATAGAAATTCACTGTGAATTTCGCCCTCGGTTCCTCCGCGAATCTGTTTGCAAAGGGCGTGACCTGCCTGCGTTGATATGAAAACCCTGCCGTTGGCGGCGCCACCTACCACCCGATCTCAACTTTCGAGCAGCCTCGTGCAAACGCTTGCGACGACCGCCGTCTGGTGACGCCCACTCTGATGCCAGTGATTTCCTCCGCACCCGAATAGCAGCGATGGGACGATGGTGCGCACGCTAGCGCGCAGAGCGTTTTGTCCTGCATGTTGCACTGAGAGCAACGGCTTCGGTGCTCGCTCGGAGGCTACGGAAGGGGGAGGACCCACTGCATTGTTATTCTCTGCGTACAGCTGCTTCTTACGCTGTGATACGTGCAGATCCTGGTCGTTACAGTGGCCGCCGTATAGATGTTTATCCGCCAACGGACCTACCGCGGTGTTTCGCACGCCTGAGACTCTCATGCCAACGCTGGGGGATTTGAGATTATGACTAGTCACCACTAAGGTATAACTCTGCTCAGTGTTTGTGCTTGACGACACTGCTCTATGCAAAGGGGAGATTATGTATGCGCGACACTGCGTCCGAAGACTCAGCAACTTCGCAAATTGGAATCTGTTTACGTTTTTTGCACTGAAAATAGACGGCGACGAAATAAAGGGGACGAAACAAACGCCACCTTTTATCTGAACATTCGGCGAGATCTATTGTGTCCACGCTGTGCTTTTTGACACGTAATGTCTCCCATTTAGTGCACCACACTGATCAATGCACCGAATCATTGCTAGCGGAACTCGGCAGCGGCCGCCGGTTGCAGCCCAGGCGCGAAACGACTGAGGTTGCTTCACTTTCCTTATGGTTGCTCGCGATTGAGGGTTCCATAGGCAACAGCATAAAAAATACGGCAAAGAAAACAATCTTCGTCTAAATAGGCGTATTTGAGTAAATGTACTGAGCCGTATACCTGGGAACAAATTAGCTACTCTAGACAGCAATGATTTTCGTAAGGATCCGCATGTTGCTAGCTTTTCAAGGTGACAACGCTGTCTCATGAAAGTGGCGAGCAGTAATATCCGTTGTTTATTTATTCGCACGCAATGCAATTCCTTTGCGCATAGAGCATATCGATTTGGCAGCAGGTACAATGTCGGCCGCTATCTAACTGAACGAGTCCATGCGTTTGATGATAAACGCACACTAAAACTGGTGTTTTCAACCTGCTCAATGAACCGAGTGGAAGGTAGTCGTTGATCAAATAGGCACTAAAAATGATCTGCCATAGAGCTCCCCTGCACGAAAGCGCCCTGCATTTGTCCTCCAGTTTCAGTGGATTGCGAAAACCTACAATCAGACTCGTTTAAAggcccgttaatatggacgactcgactTGAAAACAGTTTGTATGCAGaattttttcagtgcatttacgcctcgttaatacAGATACTTACTGTTttaatggtttttgaggaaagaaaacggcgcagtaaccGTCTGACTTCACagaggacacctcaaccacaTCGCAAGGTGTAGGCGTTGCCAGCAGACATAAACGTTGATGGGCAAGTTATGACAGTGAtatggtggggaaggccgttccagtcaggtactactcgacaaaaaaaaatgagttggTAAAGACAGTGGCACGAGGGCGTAGAACTTGAAGAGGGTGACCGACGCGATGGGATCTGCGTGGtgggggtgcgcagatgtagggttcttgcCTCAGCAGTGAATAACAAAACTTGTGAAGCAAGACAAGGCAAgacgaggcacgactgtattgCTATGTGTGTGTTGTGGTTCTGTTCTGCGAGTCATACGTTGCCCTCTGTCGGTCGTCCTCGAGTTTACGTGCAGCTCATATCTTGAAAATGAAGATACGAATACTCAGTGGCATACGACAAatgttggtgaaaaaaaaaagtacgatgTGATGGTTTGTTTAGAATTGATACCCACTGCTCTTTAGCGGCTGGCTGAAATGGGGATATCTGCGACCGAATGAAGCGAATCCTGCGGTATACGGTGACACGAGGGGTGCGCATGATTACTTTTGCCTTTACTGAATAGCTCTAAGCGCAGCACGCACGAAAAGCGCGCGGTCACGCACGGTAACCCAGCCGGTCCTCCCTTGAGGTGAGTAGTACGAAGGTCCTGTCCAAGCAGCCATTTATATTCGAAGGCGCCAAATTACAGTCTTGGTGAAAAATTCCCATGTCACTGTGTTTGCTGTTGACCTCTTCGGTGGGGCGCTAAGGTCCAGGTCTCCGGAGGGTGAGGGCCAACTGGTGCTTTCCCTTCCGGTGCTTTGGAACCTAGAGACGACCGCAAGTGCTTGACTATAAGTGGCTGTAGAGCGAAGCCCctagccagggcacacctgaccgAGGCTGCATCGGCCTCGGGACCGCAAGCAAATGGTCGGCTTTGGTGGCCCCTTCTGTttcctgccactctggcgaacgcACAAAGGGCAATTTCAAAAAGGCAAGCTTTGAAATGAACAacaagcaagaaaataaaaaaataaaacgcaaacCCGGCCAGCCGCGAAAAGCACGCGGAAGCTTATCGGAGATGCTCCTGTTCTGTGGCGCTCTCTTCGGTATTGGAGCGATGGGGCCAGAGCTCGGTCGACCGGAACGCCGGAGCACAAGAGCATCATGCTCCGGTCTGTGCAGTGTTTAACGCTCTGCTATGCTCGCCACACTTCGATGGATCGTGGGTTCGACTGCCGGTCGGCGCGGGGCCTTGTTCGGTCGGCCGCTCTCCAGCGCCCAGCCGACGGCTGCCTTGCCTTTGTTCTTTGGCCGAAGGTCAAGGAACGTGCTCGGACTCGATGAATTCCCTGCGCTCCAAATCTCTTTTTTGGACGTCTTGCACGGTGAAAAAACGTGATCCGGAGCTCGTGTCTGACGAAGGCGTGCGTACGAACGCTCTTTGTGGCACGCCTTCGTCCCCTTCGTATACTCGCCCGACCCAGTTGTCCGCCCAGAAATAATAAGCCTGCTCAATCTATTACCCGGTTGCTGTAGATCGATGCAGCCATTGTCTGGCGCAGTTGAGCTTAGCGCTTTCGCGCCTTAGTTGCGCCAGACAGGTCCAGAACGCTATCGGAGACGGGACACAAAGGTACGCATCGTCCCGGCAGGATGAGGTGACTTCCCGCCAGCGGTAGAATTGCTGGGACTTGTTTCTGTTGACTTCCGTTGCCATCTACAACTGGAGGGAAGAGGTTGTACCAATGTACAAGAGATGGCGCACCTGATCTCAACGTCTAACAGAGGCAAGTGGAAGGTTGGAGCTTGCTGTTAAGCTACAGGGGTAACACGAAAAATATGACCACAAAGGAAGGTATCAAAAAGGCAGAATATAGAGCTTGAACAGGCCGAAAATGAATTTAACGCGTAGCACACGCCAAGAGACAGTCCATTTGCTAATAAAAAGCCAACATGTCTCCTGTAGTCGTACAGGGTGGCTCTAGTCTGTCAGGTGTGAATGTCACAGTTCGAGAACACGCGAACGAAAGAAAATTAATCCACTTCCTTGACGCCTAAGGAGCATGCACCAACCAGCGTGCAAAAACGTTCCACTCAGTATGTTCTAGTAAAAGTGCCTCGCCTCTTCTAGCCTTTCGTTGACTTTTTCCGTATGATGTCGCTCCTGTTTCTTGAAACGCACTACATAAGCGCCACACAGTTCTGCATCGTATTTTCAATACTTCCACATGCGAGTGTACGCCTCCTGTGACGTGCGCCTTTCGTTTTGTTGTTTCGGCTAGCTGTTAGTCACTGACGTTTATGCGGTCGCGTGTCATTCTGACTTCAGGCGGGTAGCCTAAACATCACTAGTTAAGAGTTAACTCGACAGTGTGGGCTGCGCAAGAAGACTTGATTCTCTGGGAGTTGATGACGAAGGGGCAAAAGTAGATGCAGTTCTTGGGGTTGGCATACGGTTAAGCGTACGGGTAAGCAGTCCCCCTCTACTGACGTCGTCTAAATATCGTTATGTGGCAGTGCACGGCAtcgctgcccttgctgctgcatATGGCCTGTTTGGCTAGAAATGCTCCGCTGCCGGCGCAGAGCGGCATCTTGCGGGACACGCTACACTAGCCATTGCCCCCATACCTATTACCGGTGTACAGAACGGACCGCGCCGAGCTGTACATTGTACGCGTGTCCAAAGGGAAGCTGAAGCCAACTGGGGGCGCACAGCCGAAAAGAGATGGGGAGGCGCGCGAATCGTCTCGCACGCTTGATTAGCCCATCAACGAAAGCTCGGTGCAGGCAGGCCGTCGTTCCGCACCGCGCACCTCCCGGCGGACGGGCATGTCCCGTTGATGGATGCTGATTGCGGGGTCGGCCTCCGCTGCCATTCAGGCGCTCCCCTCAGGTGCAAGACAAAAGGCAGTGGCCCGGCTCATGTCCCGACGTGTCGACGCTGGACGGCGCTATTTGAATACGAAAGCGAGTCTGGCGATGCGTCGACTCCGGAGCTCAGGAAGGGCCGCTCGTTGTCGTCTGCATTTCGAGGAAGGGGGGGCGTATGATGGTGGTACGTGCTCCTCAAGCCACTCTCCCTCGGGACCAATTTCCCACACCGCATCCCAAGAGGTCACGCTTTGTGGAACCGCTTGCTGCGCTGAGCGTCGACACGCGGCACCAAGAagcagcggtgtggtgtgtgcagCCAAGAGCGATGAAAATTCCGCCAACCTTTCTGCTTCTGACTGGAGAGGTTCGCGCGTGCGACAACTCAATAGGAGCGCCGCTCGCCTCCCTTTTCTGCCGGGGCGCCGGCCATGGCGTCGCCGTTGGTGAGGGTTGACGAGGCGTTCCGAGGCCGCGCATTTCACCGGCGCCGCGCACGCCGCGCTGCCTGTCTCGCCCCTTGTGCAGCTGTTGACACGCTCGGCGTCGGAAGCCGGGCTGCCGGCGCCCTTCCGGTGTCTGGTCGAGTGGGACGGAGACGGGCAACCGCCGAGAGGCACGCGGGAGCCGCTGACAGCCGGCTTGTGGGGCGCGCGCGGGTAACGAACGCGTCTTGCAATACATAAACGGTTCTCTGCCGCCTTCCAGTCGAAAGTGTGCGCAGACCTGGGTGCCTGTACTCGCCAGCTTTTGTTTTCCTGTTTTCGTCACTCGCGCTGATTGAGCACACCAGCCAAAGCCACTCACTCTACGCTTGCACACTTGGGAGCGGTAAAGCGTATTAAGGCAATAAAAGTGCAACCGAAGGTACGTATTTACGAGAAGACTGGAGAGCCGACAAGACAACGGAGAGGAAAGCAGTGAGCCTTGTCACTGGCGGCACAATATGCGCTAAGTCGTAAGTAAGCGAGGCATTCAGCTCGGATCTTAGGGCCCTGCAAGTATTCGCAACgttgtaaacgtggcggtctagTGGCTAACGAATGGGTCGATGTACGAGCAAACACGAGAACAAGTGCTACCAGCACGACGGGTAAGGGGACCACCGAAGCGGATTTAAAATTGTACTACATGAAACCTGGTGTACCAGTAACGGTTTAATCTGTCCGTAGATCCTAAGCATTATGGACCCCGTTTATCACGCTTGTTATTTCCCGACAGCAGTGTTAAGcggtcaagcaaaaaaaaaaaacgttacagTCGCTTTGGGGTTTATCAACTTTTCCTACAGATATTGCATTTCTTGGGCCCATAGCTGTGGTATATACAAGAAACCTTTAAGCTGTAAGTGCGTACTGGTgtgatagacagtctatagtgcGTTCACAATAGACAGCGAATGCACTGCAGAATTACAAAAAAAGGATGATGATGCTGGTCTTGCTGGGCATTGCGAGAGTTACGGTTGCTATCTCGAGTTTACAGATGCTAAAGCCATTGTCCGA contains:
- the LOC144096929 gene encoding tetraspanin-33-like, producing the protein MTECITTDSWTRRMLDEIHEESAAFQDGGHTIRGRLVLATGSEGSEDSEDLPLIDVNPLVRFPLLLLNLVVCVVGVALSVLSALLLLRSLGAREDAEVLRRGELGALLMSHLELALLTAGLLLSAVSCCGCVGALRENTCLLRAYSFALLALIVASALLGTLVLFMPAGAKGAIQRTLSAAMVVHYRDSPDAQQLVDAVQRHLGCCGMTSKNFRDWNDNIYFNCSADNPSHERCSVPHSCCKRSASLLAARAPSVHCGRGVLNMTDYEAWFHINWNNCADTALHSLRKHALAVCGGCLALSLGLAFLDALAHTTIVEIGLIRAYYARHAA